A genomic window from Actinomycetaceae bacterium MB13-C1-2 includes:
- a CDS encoding MFS transporter — protein MSKTFQSFQYYNYRLWFVGNLLAASGTWMQRIAQDWLVLTHLSGGSGLQLGIITALQFAPILFLSPTAGVFADRFDKRLIIQVTQILTALLGLGMGILVLTDTVQLWMVYIFATAGGIISAMENPVRQAFVSELVPTRILPNAVALNSTSFNLARLLGPAISGFVIDWVGIGWVFIVNAALFLGPVFTVLFMREKELIKSKPVPRQKGQVRQAVHYVRGRRDIILILVIVGVVSLLGLNFQVTSAMMATEVYGLPAGGFGLMSTTLAVGAVAGSLGVARLNKPRLRMIVAAALFFGMLLTLLALAPTYIWFLIISVPVGMSQQILIASANAAVQITTAPSFRGRVMALYSMIFMGVTPIGSPLIGWVAEQFGARWSMAVGGLASMAVAIGVALFGYFHWKIRLQIDDVTHKIRLNVPISPVRAGYEELMDDSQIEAQASLDLEEQITDEEAELK, from the coding sequence GGAACCTACTCGCCGCGTCCGGAACCTGGATGCAACGCATTGCTCAAGACTGGCTGGTTCTGACTCATTTGTCCGGAGGGAGCGGACTGCAACTCGGTATTATCACCGCGCTGCAGTTCGCTCCCATTCTTTTTCTTTCTCCGACCGCCGGCGTTTTCGCGGATAGGTTCGACAAACGGCTGATCATCCAGGTCACCCAAATTCTCACGGCCCTGTTGGGTCTGGGAATGGGCATCTTGGTGTTGACCGATACCGTCCAGCTTTGGATGGTCTACATCTTTGCAACGGCTGGCGGCATCATCTCAGCGATGGAGAACCCTGTCCGCCAGGCGTTCGTTTCTGAGCTTGTCCCCACGCGGATACTGCCAAACGCAGTTGCGTTGAACTCAACCTCGTTCAACCTGGCCCGGCTGCTCGGACCGGCGATCTCCGGTTTCGTGATTGACTGGGTCGGCATCGGCTGGGTCTTCATCGTCAACGCCGCGCTCTTCCTCGGCCCCGTCTTCACCGTGTTGTTCATGAGGGAGAAAGAACTCATAAAGTCCAAGCCTGTTCCTCGACAAAAGGGGCAGGTTCGTCAAGCCGTCCACTACGTTCGCGGAAGACGCGACATCATCCTCATCCTGGTTATCGTCGGTGTGGTGTCCCTTCTCGGTCTTAACTTCCAGGTCACCTCGGCAATGATGGCGACGGAAGTATACGGTCTGCCTGCCGGCGGCTTCGGGCTAATGAGTACAACGCTGGCCGTGGGTGCCGTGGCGGGGTCTTTGGGCGTTGCCAGGCTTAACAAGCCGAGGTTGCGAATGATTGTGGCTGCCGCCCTGTTCTTCGGTATGCTCCTGACGCTACTCGCTCTGGCTCCGACTTACATCTGGTTCCTGATCATTTCTGTGCCGGTAGGAATGTCGCAACAGATCCTGATTGCCAGCGCCAATGCGGCAGTCCAAATCACAACTGCCCCCAGCTTCCGTGGACGGGTCATGGCCTTGTACTCAATGATCTTCATGGGCGTCACTCCCATCGGCTCACCGCTGATTGGCTGGGTTGCCGAGCAGTTCGGTGCGCGCTGGTCAATGGCTGTTGGTGGACTTGCCTCAATGGCAGTCGCGATCGGCGTGGCCCTGTTTGGCTACTTCCACTGGAAGATTCGTCTGCAGATCGACGATGTTACCCACAAGATCCGACTCAACGTTCCGATCTCTCCGGTGCGTGCGGGGTACGAGGAACTGATGGACGACTCGCAGATCGAGGCACAGGCTTCGCTCGACCTGGAGGAACAGATTACGGACGAGGAAGCAGAACTCAAGTAG
- a CDS encoding phosphoserine transaminase, which translates to MNKIYPPSPQMLPSDGRFGAGPSRIRQEQVDALYAATELGTSHRKPAVKSRVHSIREGLSELFTLPSGYEIAIGNGGATAFWSVAAASLVRERAKCAVFGEFGKKCASDWAAAPWLQVVVNEAPPGELSAVRDDIAQADVYAYPQNETSTGVASGLYRGAPGDALTVVDATSIAGASTVDWDLVDTYYFSPQKCLGSEGGLWLSILSPAAAQRAEELSANKAGRFMPSFLNLASALKQSRLDQTLNTPAIATLILLDEQIKWLLDQGGLAAAQDKAAAGAKLIADWAEKRPWAQMFVKDPEERSIVTSTVDLAPEVPAAEVASVLREVGILDIEGYRGLGRNQLRIASFPSVETADIGALLECIDWVAGQMVGD; encoded by the coding sequence GTGAACAAAATCTATCCTCCCAGTCCCCAGATGCTTCCATCGGACGGCCGTTTTGGCGCGGGTCCATCGCGAATTCGCCAGGAGCAGGTCGACGCCCTCTACGCGGCGACGGAGCTTGGGACATCCCATCGAAAACCCGCAGTGAAGTCCCGAGTGCACAGTATTCGGGAAGGTCTTTCCGAGCTGTTTACGCTACCTTCCGGTTACGAAATCGCGATTGGGAACGGCGGTGCCACTGCATTCTGGTCAGTGGCCGCCGCTTCCCTGGTCCGCGAGCGCGCCAAGTGTGCCGTCTTTGGGGAGTTTGGGAAAAAATGCGCCTCCGACTGGGCCGCCGCACCCTGGCTTCAGGTGGTGGTGAACGAGGCCCCACCCGGAGAGCTATCCGCGGTGCGTGATGACATTGCCCAGGCAGATGTCTATGCCTACCCACAAAATGAGACCTCGACCGGGGTTGCTTCCGGGCTGTACCGGGGCGCTCCGGGCGACGCGCTGACCGTCGTTGACGCCACTTCAATCGCCGGTGCCTCCACCGTCGACTGGGATCTGGTCGATACCTATTATTTCTCTCCCCAAAAGTGCCTGGGGTCCGAGGGAGGGCTGTGGCTCTCGATCCTCTCTCCGGCCGCCGCCCAGCGTGCTGAGGAGCTCAGCGCAAACAAGGCTGGGCGTTTCATGCCCTCGTTCCTCAACCTAGCGAGCGCACTGAAGCAGTCGCGGCTAGATCAGACACTCAACACCCCCGCTATCGCCACCCTGATTCTCCTCGACGAACAAATCAAGTGGCTGCTCGACCAGGGTGGCCTCGCCGCTGCACAAGACAAAGCTGCCGCGGGCGCCAAGCTGATCGCGGACTGGGCGGAAAAGCGCCCATGGGCACAGATGTTTGTCAAGGACCCCGAGGAACGCTCAATCGTTACCTCGACGGTTGATCTCGCGCCGGAGGTCCCGGCCGCAGAGGTGGCATCTGTGCTTCGTGAAGTAGGAATTCTGGATATCGAAGGCTACCGCGGACTGGGAAGAAACCAGCTTCGCATTGCCTCGTTCCCATCCGTGGAAACAGCAGACATCGGGGCGCTGCTTGAGTGCATCGACTGGGTTGCGGGCCAGATGGTGGGTGACTGA
- a CDS encoding metal-dependent transcriptional regulator produces the protein MGPVDLIDTTEIYLKTIYEMEEDGVVPMRARIVERLGHSGPTVSQTVARMERDGLVTVRDDRRLELTEQGFLLASEVMRKHRLAECLLISVIGMDWSAAHEEACRWEHVMSYDVEQRLNTLLDNPDKDPYGNPIPSAKLDEGTRSVRSANVGEISAEQALAHGSKSSGRITRIGEPIQADRVLLALMAEAGIGAGTPVELRQDGERLELRVIDADESGSGEGAGVVLSVHLAPHLFIESL, from the coding sequence GTGGGTCCTGTTGATCTGATTGACACCACCGAGATATACCTCAAAACCATCTATGAGATGGAAGAGGACGGGGTAGTTCCGATGCGCGCCCGCATCGTCGAGAGGCTCGGTCACTCAGGGCCAACAGTTTCCCAAACCGTAGCCCGCATGGAGCGTGACGGCCTTGTTACTGTGCGTGATGATCGTCGTCTGGAGCTGACAGAGCAGGGGTTTTTGCTTGCCAGCGAGGTTATGAGGAAGCACCGGTTGGCCGAGTGCCTTTTGATTTCGGTTATCGGAATGGACTGGTCAGCCGCGCACGAGGAGGCATGCCGCTGGGAACACGTCATGTCCTATGACGTCGAACAGAGACTTAACACGCTTCTCGACAATCCTGACAAGGATCCGTATGGGAATCCGATTCCCTCCGCCAAGCTCGATGAGGGCACCCGGTCGGTTCGTAGCGCGAACGTCGGAGAGATCAGTGCCGAGCAAGCATTGGCGCACGGATCGAAGAGTTCCGGTCGTATTACGCGCATTGGTGAGCCGATCCAGGCAGATCGCGTGCTGCTGGCACTTATGGCCGAGGCGGGCATCGGCGCGGGCACTCCGGTTGAGCTACGCCAGGACGGCGAAAGACTGGAACTACGGGTCATTGACGCCGATGAGTCGGGTTCGGGCGAGGGAGCCGGAGTGGTCCTGTCTGTCCATCTTGCCCCCCACCTTTTTATCGAAAGCCTTTAG
- the rsmI gene encoding 16S rRNA (cytidine(1402)-2'-O)-methyltransferase, with amino-acid sequence MSEDRDSLQETYPGGVILLAATPIGNPGDASERLRLAILDADIVAAEDTRRFRGLCSRLGLSPTARVLALHDHNEGDKAAWLVERAAAGATVLVVSDAGTPTVSDPGFHLVQAAARAGVRAVPLPGPSAALAALSVSGLPTDRFVFEGFLPRKKSEQNRRIAQLATEPRTIVLFESPRRTGVTLGALAERFGGDRPAALCRELTKTYEEVRRGSLSELASYCVENEVLGEVTLVVGGMPEGELRAAKEAESEDLAQVVLDLAEAEGMRLKDAAAQVAEQYGARKNQLMKAALELQTGGPAGSLAAFESPITSGLDTP; translated from the coding sequence ATGAGCGAAGATCGTGATTCTCTGCAAGAGACCTACCCGGGAGGCGTAATCCTCCTTGCCGCTACCCCGATTGGGAACCCCGGCGACGCGAGTGAACGCTTACGTCTCGCGATTCTTGACGCGGACATTGTTGCTGCTGAAGATACGAGACGCTTCCGAGGACTCTGCTCACGGTTGGGACTGTCACCGACGGCTCGTGTCCTAGCCCTTCATGACCACAACGAGGGAGACAAGGCGGCCTGGTTGGTCGAACGGGCCGCGGCTGGAGCGACCGTTCTAGTGGTCTCCGATGCAGGCACCCCCACAGTTTCTGACCCCGGATTCCATCTGGTCCAGGCGGCCGCCAGGGCCGGAGTACGTGCCGTTCCACTGCCCGGTCCAAGCGCCGCACTTGCTGCGCTCAGCGTTTCAGGGTTGCCGACAGACAGGTTCGTGTTCGAGGGTTTTCTTCCGCGCAAGAAGTCTGAGCAGAACCGTCGGATCGCGCAGTTGGCTACTGAGCCTCGTACCATCGTCCTCTTTGAGTCGCCGCGACGCACCGGTGTCACTCTGGGAGCGCTTGCCGAGCGGTTTGGAGGAGACCGTCCTGCGGCGCTGTGCCGCGAACTGACAAAGACGTACGAGGAGGTTCGGCGGGGGAGTCTTTCCGAATTGGCCTCGTACTGCGTTGAGAATGAGGTATTAGGGGAGGTCACTCTAGTCGTTGGAGGTATGCCCGAGGGGGAGCTACGCGCGGCGAAGGAAGCGGAGAGTGAAGACCTGGCCCAGGTGGTGCTTGATCTGGCTGAGGCTGAGGGAATGCGACTTAAGGATGCCGCCGCTCAAGTTGCCGAACAGTACGGCGCTAGGAAGAACCAGCTGATGAAGGCGGCTCTCGAACTCCAGACGGGTGGACCAGCCGGCTCGCTGGCCGCCTTCGAATCTCCAATCACATCGGGGCTAGACACTCCGTAA
- a CDS encoding isochorismatase family protein, with translation MARALIIVDVQPTFTEGGALGVEGGNTLARRIADYAIRNDEKYDLIVTTQDWHVDPGEHFSDNPDYVDTWPPHGIAGTEEAELHPALGPIRVDYCVKKGEYEAAYSGFEGVCPDGTTLADILSDEGVDEVDIVGIALSHCVKQTALDAAKIRGLHQIRVLTDLTVPVSADQGEAALEQMGKTRIQLVHS, from the coding sequence GTTGACGTACAACCCACATTCACCGAGGGCGGAGCCCTGGGAGTCGAGGGAGGAAACACTCTGGCCCGCCGAATCGCCGACTACGCGATTCGTAATGACGAAAAGTATGACCTGATCGTTACAACCCAGGACTGGCACGTTGACCCTGGGGAGCACTTCTCAGACAACCCCGACTATGTTGATACCTGGCCACCCCACGGAATCGCTGGCACAGAGGAGGCCGAACTTCACCCGGCCCTCGGTCCGATCCGGGTTGACTACTGCGTCAAGAAGGGCGAGTACGAGGCAGCCTACTCTGGGTTCGAAGGCGTTTGCCCAGATGGTACAACCCTGGCGGACATTCTTTCAGACGAGGGCGTTGATGAGGTCGATATTGTCGGCATCGCCCTATCGCACTGTGTCAAGCAGACAGCCCTCGACGCCGCCAAGATTCGGGGACTCCACCAGATTCGGGTACTCACCGATCTGACCGTTCCGGTATCCGCCGACCAGGGCGAGGCAGCGCTGGAGCAAATGGGAAAGACCAGGATCCAACTGGTCCACTCCTAA